A single Pedobacter sp. PACM 27299 DNA region contains:
- a CDS encoding ATP-binding cassette domain-containing protein yields MSNPVVHIHNLNLKYQQQPVLQDLCWTINRNDNWLLCGESGSGKTTLAKVIAGLIPSLEGDIQLNFDLSSALPAKAYYVANWYQFKDLEGASNFYYQQRYQSLATAITATVIAELTRFGNDQGLSFETLEQLLTALGFAALKNSALLQLSSGEHKKLQLVKAVWSKPQLLILDQPYNGLDKLSRANLNDLLTELSESGTQLIIIGNETELPATINRFAVLEAGKLKEISSPPSLREEAEEIIKPLPSFLQKEKVSDSTSISTSIFGSSPSSTTTEHIIKMIDVNIRYGDKQVLKNINWEVKTGEKWILQGHNGSGKSTLLSLISGDHPQAYANNFYLFGNKRGTGESIWEIKERIGIISPELHWYFDASATVWQSIASGFYDSSGLYCSPGSTKHSQVDELVEYFGLTAYKNTLMNELPLGKQRLTLLARTIVKKPAILILDEPCQGLDQQQTQHFNKLVDELCKDGTTLVYVGHFESQLPSCIEKRILLEDGAVKSVENLLQSI; encoded by the coding sequence ATGTCAAATCCCGTCGTCCATATTCACAACCTTAATTTAAAGTATCAGCAGCAACCTGTATTACAGGATTTATGCTGGACGATAAATCGCAATGACAATTGGTTGTTATGCGGCGAAAGCGGCAGCGGAAAAACCACTTTAGCAAAAGTAATTGCAGGTTTGATCCCTAGCCTTGAGGGCGACATTCAGCTGAATTTTGATCTTTCTTCTGCATTACCAGCAAAAGCTTATTATGTAGCCAACTGGTACCAGTTTAAAGATCTTGAAGGTGCTTCTAATTTCTATTATCAGCAGCGTTACCAAAGTTTAGCCACTGCAATTACGGCTACAGTGATCGCAGAATTAACGCGCTTTGGAAACGATCAAGGACTTTCATTTGAAACTTTAGAGCAGCTGTTGACCGCTTTAGGTTTTGCTGCTTTAAAAAACTCCGCACTTTTACAATTATCGAGCGGAGAACATAAGAAATTGCAATTGGTGAAGGCTGTATGGTCGAAACCTCAATTGTTGATCTTAGATCAACCTTACAATGGATTAGATAAACTTTCCCGTGCTAATCTAAACGATTTATTGACCGAATTATCGGAAAGTGGAACACAATTGATCATCATTGGTAATGAAACTGAATTACCAGCAACCATCAATCGCTTTGCAGTTTTGGAAGCAGGTAAGTTAAAAGAGATTTCCTCCCCTCCATCTCTTAGGGAAGAAGCGGAAGAAATCATCAAACCTTTACCTTCTTTTCTTCAAAAAGAGAAGGTTTCAGATTCCACAAGCATTTCTACTTCAATTTTTGGCTCATCGCCTTCTTCAACCACAACTGAACACATCATCAAAATGATTGATGTGAACATCAGATATGGGGACAAGCAGGTATTGAAGAACATCAACTGGGAGGTTAAAACAGGCGAAAAATGGATCTTACAGGGGCATAATGGTTCTGGAAAATCTACTTTATTGAGCTTAATCAGTGGAGATCATCCTCAGGCTTATGCCAACAACTTTTATCTTTTCGGGAATAAAAGAGGAACAGGTGAAAGTATTTGGGAGATCAAAGAACGCATTGGTATAATCTCACCGGAATTGCACTGGTATTTCGATGCCTCTGCTACCGTTTGGCAAAGCATCGCCTCTGGTTTTTACGACAGTTCAGGATTGTATTGCAGTCCGGGCTCTACCAAACATTCCCAGGTAGATGAATTAGTGGAGTATTTCGGCTTAACGGCCTATAAAAACACACTGATGAATGAATTGCCTTTGGGTAAGCAGCGCTTAACCTTACTGGCGAGAACGATCGTTAAAAAACCAGCAATATTGATCCTTGATGAACCTTGTCAGGGCTTAGATCAGCAGCAAACACAACATTTCAACAAACTGGTAGATGAATTATGTAAAGATGGCACCACGTTAGTTTACGTTGGCCATTTTGAATCACAATTACCATCCTGTATAGAGAAAAGAATATTATTAGAAGACGGTGCAGTAAAATCCGTTGAAAACTTATTACAAAGCATTTAG
- the leuD gene encoding 3-isopropylmalate dehydratase small subunit: MRKFEKLTSAIVPLNIENIDTDQIIPARFLKATTREGFGENLFRDWRYNGDQTLKADFVMNNPAYKGRILVAGKNFGCGSSREHAAWAIQDAGFDVVISSFFADIFKGNALNNGLLPIQVTDAFLAEIFSTVEKDHAAALEVDLENQTVTIVDTGAKEGFEINAYKKSCLINGYDDIDFILNQKHLIEEFEQAK, from the coding sequence ATGAGAAAATTTGAAAAGTTAACCTCGGCAATTGTGCCTTTAAACATAGAGAACATTGATACGGATCAGATCATTCCGGCAAGGTTCTTAAAAGCGACGACCCGTGAAGGTTTTGGTGAAAACTTATTCCGCGATTGGCGTTACAATGGTGATCAGACTTTAAAAGCTGATTTCGTCATGAATAACCCAGCATACAAAGGAAGAATCCTGGTTGCAGGAAAAAACTTTGGCTGTGGCAGTAGTCGTGAGCACGCCGCATGGGCGATCCAGGATGCAGGTTTCGATGTAGTGATCAGCAGTTTCTTTGCCGACATCTTTAAAGGAAATGCTTTGAACAATGGTCTATTGCCTATCCAGGTAACAGATGCATTCTTAGCAGAAATCTTCAGCACTGTTGAAAAAGACCATGCTGCAGCACTGGAAGTTGATTTAGAAAATCAAACGGTAACTATCGTTGATACTGGTGCCAAAGAAGGTTTTGAAATCAATGCCTATAAAAAATCCTGCTTAATCAATGGTTATGATGACATCGATTTCATCTTAAACCAAAAGCATTTAATTGAAGAATTTGAACAAGCAAAATAA
- the leuB gene encoding 3-isopropylmalate dehydrogenase: MKKNILVIPGDGIGPEVTTWGKAVLEEIAKNFGHEFSYDEALMGHAAIETTGNPLPDETLEKAQKSDAILFGAVGHALYDNDPSLKVRPEQGLLKIRKELGLYANLRPILLFDELLNASSIKPSILKGTDILFFRELTGDVYFGEKTRSEDKNTASDLMIYHRYEVERIAHKAFEAAMKRRKKLCSVDKANVLESSRLWRETVQQVAKQYPEVETSHMFIDNAAMQLIKDPKQFDVVLTANLFGDILTDEASQIAGSMGMLASASVGESTGFFEPIHGSAHDITGKNLANPLASILSVSLMLEIGFGLLAEAKVIIDAVDQVLKEGYRTNDIADDTTSPYHVLGTKEMGQLVLKYISQNTSKSN, translated from the coding sequence ATGAAAAAAAATATATTAGTCATTCCTGGTGATGGTATTGGCCCAGAGGTCACTACCTGGGGTAAAGCGGTATTAGAAGAAATTGCTAAAAATTTCGGACACGAATTCAGCTATGATGAGGCGCTAATGGGCCATGCTGCAATCGAAACAACCGGTAATCCCCTACCTGATGAAACGCTGGAAAAAGCACAAAAAAGCGACGCCATCCTTTTTGGTGCAGTAGGCCATGCCTTATATGACAATGATCCTTCTTTGAAAGTACGTCCAGAGCAAGGCTTACTTAAAATCCGTAAGGAATTAGGCTTATATGCTAACCTACGCCCGATTTTATTATTTGATGAGTTGTTAAATGCTTCCAGCATTAAACCTAGTATATTAAAAGGAACCGATATTCTATTCTTCAGAGAACTTACCGGAGATGTTTATTTCGGCGAGAAAACCCGTTCTGAAGACAAAAACACAGCTTCTGACTTAATGATCTACCACCGTTATGAGGTAGAGAGAATTGCACACAAAGCATTTGAAGCTGCGATGAAACGTAGAAAAAAACTTTGTTCTGTAGATAAAGCCAATGTATTGGAAAGCTCTAGATTATGGAGAGAAACTGTACAGCAAGTTGCAAAACAATATCCGGAAGTAGAAACAAGTCACATGTTCATCGACAATGCAGCGATGCAATTGATCAAAGATCCGAAACAGTTTGACGTCGTATTAACAGCCAACTTATTCGGCGATATTTTAACTGATGAGGCTTCACAAATTGCAGGTTCTATGGGGATGTTAGCTTCCGCTTCTGTAGGAGAAAGCACTGGTTTCTTTGAACCCATCCATGGCTCTGCACATGACATCACCGGAAAAAATCTGGCAAATCCGCTAGCTTCTATCCTATCTGTTTCTCTGATGCTGGAAATTGGCTTCGGACTGCTGGCAGAAGCAAAAGTGATCATTGATGCCGTAGATCAGGTATTGAAAGAAGGTTACAGAACAAATGACATTGCCGATGATACGACCAGCCCTTACCACGTTCTTGGAACTAAAGAAATGGGTCAATTGGTCTTAAAATATATTTCACAGAATACTTCAAAATCTAACTAA
- the leuC gene encoding 3-isopropylmalate dehydratase large subunit — protein sequence MSKTLVEKIWDAHVVKSEAGFPDILYIDTHLIHEVTSPQAFDGLRKRGLPVFRPQQTVATADHNVPTLNQLQPIKEELSRFQVDMLTKNCAEFGIELYGLGHPFQGIVHVIGPELGITLPGKTMVCGDSHTSTHGAFGAIAFGIGTSQVEQVFATQCLLQQRPKTMKIEVNGELGKGVSAKDIILYIIAKISAAGGTGYFIEYAGSTIEALSMEARMTICNMSIEMGARGGLIAPDQITYDYIKGREFAPAGEEWDKALAYWKTLYSDADAKFDSVLTFDAADISPMITYGTNPGMGMGIAAHIPATGDQAVSEQASFQKALDYMGIKEDTELVGKAIDYVFIGSCTNSRIEDLREVAEFVKGRQKAENVIAWIVPGSKQVEQQAIAEGLDKIFESAGFQLREPGCSACLGMNEDKIPAGKYCVSTSNRNFEGRQGPDSRTFLASPLTAAAAAITGKVTDVRTLLDEPVHA from the coding sequence ATGTCAAAAACATTAGTAGAAAAGATTTGGGATGCGCATGTTGTAAAAAGCGAAGCTGGTTTCCCTGATATTTTATATATCGATACCCATTTGATCCATGAAGTGACTTCACCTCAGGCATTTGATGGTTTACGCAAAAGAGGCTTGCCTGTTTTCCGCCCGCAGCAAACTGTTGCGACCGCAGATCATAACGTTCCAACTTTAAATCAGCTGCAGCCGATTAAAGAGGAACTTTCGCGTTTTCAGGTGGATATGCTGACTAAAAACTGTGCAGAATTCGGTATCGAGTTGTATGGTTTGGGTCATCCTTTCCAAGGGATTGTTCACGTGATCGGTCCGGAATTGGGCATCACGCTTCCAGGAAAAACCATGGTTTGCGGCGATAGTCATACTTCTACACATGGTGCTTTCGGTGCGATTGCTTTTGGAATCGGTACTTCACAGGTAGAGCAGGTTTTTGCAACACAATGTTTATTACAACAGCGCCCGAAAACGATGAAAATCGAGGTAAACGGGGAGTTAGGTAAAGGTGTTTCTGCTAAAGACATTATTCTATACATTATTGCTAAGATATCTGCTGCCGGTGGTACAGGTTATTTTATCGAATATGCTGGGTCGACTATTGAAGCTTTGAGTATGGAAGCGAGAATGACGATCTGTAATATGAGTATTGAAATGGGTGCCAGAGGTGGTTTAATTGCCCCTGACCAGATCACTTATGATTATATCAAAGGAAGAGAATTTGCTCCGGCAGGCGAAGAGTGGGATAAAGCTTTAGCTTACTGGAAAACATTATATAGCGATGCTGATGCGAAGTTTGATAGCGTATTAACGTTTGACGCAGCAGACATCAGCCCTATGATTACTTACGGAACAAATCCGGGTATGGGTATGGGCATTGCCGCACACATCCCTGCTACAGGGGATCAGGCGGTTTCTGAACAAGCTTCCTTCCAGAAAGCTTTGGATTACATGGGCATCAAGGAAGATACTGAATTGGTAGGAAAAGCGATTGATTATGTATTTATCGGCAGCTGCACCAATTCCAGAATTGAGGATTTGCGTGAGGTGGCAGAATTTGTAAAAGGTCGCCAGAAAGCAGAAAATGTAATTGCATGGATTGTTCCGGGTTCTAAACAAGTGGAGCAACAAGCGATTGCTGAAGGCTTGGATAAGATCTTTGAATCGGCAGGTTTTCAATTGCGTGAACCAGGATGCAGTGCTTGTTTAGGAATGAATGAGGATAAAATCCCTGCTGGAAAATACTGTGTGTCTACTTCTAACAGAAACTTTGAAGGCAGACAAGGTCCGGATTCCCGTACATTTTTAGCCAGTCCGTTAACCGCGGCAGCAGCAGCAATTACGGGTAAGGTAACCGATGTAAGAACTTTATTAGACGAACCTGTACACGCTTAA